In Tautonia rosea, the genomic window CCACCTCACCCCGACCCGACCCGATTGCCGCAGAGGACTCGTCCCCATGATTCGCCGACTCGCGCTGGCCTGGGCGGCCCTCGGCACCCTGGCCCTGGCCGTACCCGCCGATGGCCAGCCCATTGATACCCATCGGATTCTTCCTGACCGGACTGCCCTGGGGCGTCTGGGTCTGGAACGGTCCTGGTTTGCGACCGTTCCGCTGCAACCTGGGCTGGAACAGGTCGATCACCTCAGCCTGACGACCGACGGGACGCAAATCTTCGCTCAAACGACCGAAGCGAACCTTTATTGTTACGATGCCGAAACCGGCCGGATGCTCTGGACGGCAAACCTTGGCCCCGCCAGCGGTCTCGCTCAGGACGTGGGGACAAACTCCAAGTTGGCATTCGCGACCAACGGAAATTACATCTATGCCCTCGATCGCGCAACCGGCCGTCAGGTCTGGATTGAGCGAATGGAAGCCAATGCGGCGTCTCCGATCGTGGCCACGGATGAGCTTGTCTTTATTGGCGAATCCAATGGCAAGTTACTTGCGTTCTCGTTGGTTCCCGCTGAGGATTCGCGATTCCAGAAGCAAACAGGGGCTCCGGGCGGCTTTGCCTGGAATTTCTCGACCAATGGCCCGATCACGGCAGAACCAGTTGCCACGCAGTTTGTCGTCGCTTTTGCCTCGACCGGAGGGCGTCTATACGTCTCGCGTTACGACCCGCCTTCGGTTTTGCACCGTTCTCAGAACATCGGTCCTCTGGCCGCTTCGATGGGAACCTACGGGACTGGTCCGGAAAGTCTTCTCGTCGTTCCATCGTTGAATCACAACCTCTACGGAATCAACCTGTTTACCGGCGAGCAGAAGTGGGTCTTCCCTGCCCGTTCTCCAATCTCCGCACAGCCGCTGGTCGGAGGTGGCGATGTGACGTTAACCCGTCGTGTTCCCGAACGGCGAACCCGGACCATCATTGGCACTGATCTCAGACCTTACGAGCAGGAATACACCGAGATCGTCGAGCAAGAGGAAGTCTTGCCAATGCCCCCGACGATTTACGTTCTTTGCGATCTCGGCGACCTGTACGCGGTCGACCCAGAGTCCGGCGAATCACGATGGACCTCCCCCGTTCCCATCCCCGGAACTGAGCAAGAGCAGGTCGATCCTCGAACCGGTCGTACCGTTGTGGTTCCCGGGTCGGCGCAGTTGGTGACCAACCCGTCGACCGGCGAACCCATAACGAAACCTCGGAGCGTGCAGACTGGGGCCGAGCAGATTCTCGCCCTCTCTCCCTCTCGTGTCTATCTTTTAAGCGAGTATGGGGATCTGGCGATCGTTGATCGTGAATCCGGTGATCTCGTTGCTGGTCCTTCGGCAACGTATCAGAGAGCTGGCGTCGATCTTCGTCGCTACGCAGTCACCACGACCAACGATTCGCACGATCGCATTTACCTGGCCAGCCCTCATGGGTCGATCATCTGCCTTCGGGAGTTCGGCTCGACCTCTCCGATTCCGCTTCGGGCCGCCTCGACCACTCCGTTTGGTTTCCTTCGAGACGAGGAAGGGTCGACCACAACTCCCCCGCCGGTCCCTGTCGCTCCGTTCGGAAATGACCCAATACCGGACAACCCCGACGAGGGAGTGGAAAACGATAACCCCTTCGACGTCGGATTCGGGGCTCGCCCCTTGCCCCGAACCATCGCGACTCAACGGCGATAATCTTTCGCGACATTCGGTCGGGTTGGATACGTTCCATTCCCCTTTTTTTTCTAGAATTCGGGAAGGCCGTTGGGCCTTTCCGAATTCCTTTTGCGCATCTGATCCTCAAGGCCGATCATGACGATGCGATTGGCAGAGGATCGAGTTGAAGAGGCCCCGAATCGCGATGTCTGACACCACCACACCGATCCGCCGCGCCCTTCTGAGCGTCTCAGACAAGCGGGGCCTTGTTGATCTGGCCCGAGCCCTCGCCGATCGAGGCATCGCATTGCTGGCCAGCGGTGGCACACGGACCGCCTTGAT contains:
- a CDS encoding PQQ-binding-like beta-propeller repeat protein; amino-acid sequence: MIRRLALAWAALGTLALAVPADGQPIDTHRILPDRTALGRLGLERSWFATVPLQPGLEQVDHLSLTTDGTQIFAQTTEANLYCYDAETGRMLWTANLGPASGLAQDVGTNSKLAFATNGNYIYALDRATGRQVWIERMEANAASPIVATDELVFIGESNGKLLAFSLVPAEDSRFQKQTGAPGGFAWNFSTNGPITAEPVATQFVVAFASTGGRLYVSRYDPPSVLHRSQNIGPLAASMGTYGTGPESLLVVPSLNHNLYGINLFTGEQKWVFPARSPISAQPLVGGGDVTLTRRVPERRTRTIIGTDLRPYEQEYTEIVEQEEVLPMPPTIYVLCDLGDLYAVDPESGESRWTSPVPIPGTEQEQVDPRTGRTVVVPGSAQLVTNPSTGEPITKPRSVQTGAEQILALSPSRVYLLSEYGDLAIVDRESGDLVAGPSATYQRAGVDLRRYAVTTTNDSHDRIYLASPHGSIICLREFGSTSPIPLRAASTTPFGFLRDEEGSTTTPPPVPVAPFGNDPIPDNPDEGVENDNPFDVGFGARPLPRTIATQRR